From the Apus apus isolate bApuApu2 chromosome 4, bApuApu2.pri.cur, whole genome shotgun sequence genome, one window contains:
- the IDH3B gene encoding isocitrate dehydrogenase [NAD] subunit beta, mitochondrial isoform X1 produces MAAGAAGRAAAAGLLRAQSLGPWRGLWGSAALRQIPRAKVENNRPEGTFQVTMLPGDGVGPELMQAVKEVFKAASVPVVFDEHHLSEVQNMASEEKLDQVVDSMKESKVALIGKIHTPMEYKGELASYDMRLRRKLDLFANVVHVKSLPGYKTRHNNLDLVIIREQTEGEYSSLEHESAKGVIECLKIITRAKSQRIAKFAFDFATKKGRSKVTAVHKANIMKLGDGLFLQCCEEVAELYPKIKFDTMIIDNCCMQLVQNPYQFDVLVMPNLYGNIIDNLAAGLVGGAGVVPGESYSAEYAVFEMGARHPFAQAVGRNIANPTAMLLSAANMLRHLNLEFHSNLIADAVKKVIKVGKVRTRDLGGYSTTSDFVKSVIDNLHPHYGA; encoded by the exons ATGGCGGCGGGCGCAGCGGGGCGAGCGGCGGCCGCg GGTCTCCTGCGTGCCCAGAGCCTGGGGCCATGGCGGGGGCTgtggggctctgctgccctccGGCAGATCCCGCGGGCCAAG gtgGAGAACAACCGCCCTGAGGGCACCTTCCAGGTGACCATGCTGCCTGGGGATGGGGTGGGCCCCGAGCTGATGCAGGCTGTGAAGGAGGTCTTCAAG gctgccagCGTGCCCGTGGTGTTTGATGAGCATCACCTCAGCGAGGTGCAGAACATGGCATCCGAGGAGAAGCTGGACCAGGTGGTTGACTCCATGAAGGAGAGCAAGGTGGCCCTGATCG GCAAGATCCACACCCCCATGGAGTACAAGGGAGAGCTGGCGTCCTATGACATGAGGCTCAG GCGCAAGCTGGACCTGTTTGCCAACGTGGTGCACGTGAAGAGCCTGCCAGGCTACAAGACCAGGCACAACAACCTGGACCTGGTGATCATCCGGGAGCAGACAGAGGGGGAGTACAGCTCCCTGGAGCACGAG agTGCCAAGGGGGTGATCGAGTGCCTGAAGATCATCACCCGCGCCAAGTCCCAGCGCATCGCCAAGTTCGCCTTCGACTTCGCCACCAAGAAGGGGCGCTCCAAGGTGACAGCTGTGCACAAGGCCAACATCAT GAAGCTGGGCGACGGGCtgttcctgcagtgctgtgagGAGGTGGCAGAGCTGTACCCCAAGATCAAGTTTGACACCATGATCATTGACAACTGCTGCATGCAG ctggtgcagaACCCCTACCAGTTTGATGTCCTGGTGATGCCCAACCTGTACGGGAACATCATTGACAACCTGGCTGCCGGGCTGGTGGGCGGCGCCGGCGTCGTGCCGGGCGAGAGCTACAGCGCCGAGTACGCCGTCTTCGAGATG GGCGCCCGGCACCCCTTTGCCCAGGCGGTGGGCAGGAACATCGCCAACCCCACGGCCATGCTGCTGTCGGCGGCCAACATGCTGCGGCACCTCAA CCTGGAATTCCACTCCAACCTGATTGCGGACGCGGTGAAGAAGGTGATCAAGGTCGGCAAA GTTCGGACACGGGACTTGGGCGGTTACTCCACCACTTCCGACTTCGTCAAGTCTGTGATTGACAACCTGCACCCCCACTATGGGGCCTAG
- the NOP56 gene encoding nucleolar protein 56 has translation MVLLHVLFEHAAGYALFAVREVEEISLLLPQVEQSVLTLGKFLNVVKLVAFSPFKSAQSALENINAVSEGILHEDLRLLLETSMPAKKKKVLLGVADPKMGAAILEELGFQCQTGGVVAELLRGIRLHFHALVKGLTAQSASKAQLGLGHSYSRAKVKFNVNRVDNMIIQSISLLDQLDKDINTFSMRVREWYGYHFPELIKIVPENFSYCRLAKFIGNRKELSEESLEGLEEIVMDSAKAQAILEASRSSMGMDISPLDLINIESFSSRVISLSQYRQGLQEYLRSKMSQVAPSLSALIGEVVGARLISHAGSLTNLAKYPASTVQILGAEKALFRALKTRGNTPKYGLIFHSTFIGRAAAKNKGRISRYLANKCTIASRIDCFSEVPTSVFGDKLREQVEERLAFYETGEPPRKNLEVMKEAVVEASEVVAEVKRRQEKKEKKKKKREKRRLEALAAAAEEVENSVAEAEENDIEPKKKKKKKKQQQEVEAESEPEPEENGLEEEALPKKKRKLMVEAGEEEEEKKKKKKKKKVVVGDSEED, from the exons ATG gtgctgctgcacgTGCTGTTCGAGCACGCGGCCGGGTACGCGCTGTTCGCCGTGCGGGAGGTGGAGGAGATCAGCCTGCTGCTGCCGCAG GTGGAGCAGAGCGTCCTGACCCTCGGCAAGTTCCTCAACGTGGTGAAGCTCGTGGCCTTCTCCCCCTTCAAGTCTGCCCAGAGCGCCCTGGAGAACATCAACGCTGTCTCCGAGG GGATTCTCCATGAGGacctgaggctgctgctggagacctCCATGCCCGCCAAGAAGaagaaggtgctgctgggggtggccGACCCCAAGATGGGGGCAGCcatcctggaggagctgggcttCCAGTGCCAGACCGGGGGGGTGGTGGCCGAGCTCCTGCGGG GGATCCGGCTGCACTTCCACGCGCTGGTGAAGGGCCTGACAGCCCAGTCGGCCTCCAAGGCCCAGCTGGGCCTGGGGCACAGCTACTCCCGGGCCAAGGTCAAGTTCAACGTCAACCGGGTGGACAACATGATCATCCAGTCCATCAGCCTGCTGGACCAGCTGGACAAGGACATCAACACCTTCTCCATGCGCGTACG ggagTGGTACGGGTACCACTTCCCCGAGCTGATCAAGATCGTCCCCGAGAACTTCAGCTACTGCCGCCTGGCCAAGTTCATCGGGAACCGCAAGGAGCTGAGCGAGGAGagcctggaggggctggaggagatcGTCATGGACAGCGCCAAGGCCCAGGCCATCCTGGAGGCCTCGCGCTCCTCCATGG GGATGGACATTTCCCCCCTGGACCTCATCAACATCGAGAGCTTCTCCAGCCGCGTCATCTCGCTCTCCCAGTACCGGCAGGGCCTGCAGGAGTATCTGCGCTCCAAGATGAGCCAGGTGGCTCCCAGCCTCTCGGCGCTCATCGGGGAGGTG GTGGGTGCCCGCCTCATCTCCCACGCTGGCAGCCTGACCAACCTGGCCAAGTACCCGGCCTCGACGGTGCAGATCCTGGGGGCAGAGAAGGCCCTGTTCAG GGCACTGAAGACCCGGGGAAACACCCCCAAGTACGGTCTCATCTTCCACTCCACCTTCATCGGGCGGGCGGCCGCCAAGAACAAGGGCCGGATCTCCCGGTACTTGGCCAACAAGTGCACCATCGCCTCCCGCATCGACTGCTTCTcag AAGTCCCCACCAGTGTCTTTGGGGACAAGCTGCGGGAGCAGGTGGAGGAGCGCTTGGCCTTCTACGAGACCGGGGAGCCACCCCGCAAGAACCTGGAGGTGATGAAGGAGGCGGTGGTGGAG GCGAGCGAGGTGGTGGCTGAGGTcaagaggaggcaggagaagaaggagaagaagaagaagaaacgTGAGAAGCGGCGGCTGGAGGCTCTGGCTGCGGCTGCAGAGGAGGTGGAGAACTCGGTGGCAGAGGCAGAG GAGAACGACATCGAGcccaagaagaagaagaaaaagaagaagcagcagcaggaagtgGAAGCTGAGTCGGAGCCAGAGCCCGAGGAGAATGGGCTGGAGGAAGAGGCTTTGcccaagaagaaaaggaaactgatggtggaggctggagaggaggaagaggagaagaagaagaaaaagaagaagaagaaggtggTGGTTGGGGACTCAGAGGAGGactga
- the VPS16 gene encoding vacuolar protein sorting-associated protein 16 homolog isoform X2: MDCYTANWNPLGEETFYRRFELYAMEWGLKEELRDCLVAAAPYGGPIALLKNCSRKEKPPSARPLLEIYSASGLLLASIPWKSGQVVQLGWTASEDLLCIQEDGTVLIYSLFCEFKRHFSMGNEVLQNQVLEAKVFHTGYGTGVAILTGALRVSLATNIEDLKLRRMPEVPGLQKPPSCWAVLSQDRVTIVLLAVGQDLYLLDNTSCSVVTPPGMSPSAGAYLQMAVSFTHRCLALFTDSGYIWMGLATLKEKLCEFTTSIRSPPKQMVWCTRPRSRQRAVVVAWDRQLMVVGNSSECIQFVLEEDSYLVPELDGVRILSRTSHEFLHEIPEASQEIFRIASMAPGALLLEAQKEYEKESQKADEYLREIKEQQLLPEAVGQCIEAAGYEHEPDTQKSLLRAASFGKCFIDKFPPEGFVRMCQDLRVLNAIRDYQIGIPLTFTQYKRLTIEVLLDRLVLRRLYPLAIRICQYLRLPEIQGVSRILAHWACYKVQQKDKSDEEVAHAINQKLGDTPGISYSEIAARAYDCGRTELAIKLLEYEPRSGEQVPLLLKMKRSKLALSKAIESGDTDLVYTVVLHLKNELNRGTFFMTLQNQPVALSLYRQFCKHQERETLKDLYNQDDNHQELGNFHVHSSYSEKRIEGRVGALQNALDEFYKAKNEFAAKATEDQIKLLRLQRHLQEDFDKPYLDLSLHDTVSTLILDGHHKRAEQLYREFKIPDKRYWWLKISALANRGDWEEMEKFSKSKKSPIGYLPFVEIAVKHHNRYEAKKYAPRVTPEQRVKAFVLVGDLEQAAEAAVEHKSEAEISFVLSKCTGSTDGAVAERLNRARAQLLKK; encoded by the exons GGCCAAGtggtgcagctgggctggacGGCCAGCGAGGACCTGCTCTGCATCCAGGAGGACGGCACCGTCCTCATCTACAGCCTCTTCTGCGAGTTCAAGCGTCATTTCAGCATGGGCAAC GAGGTGCTGCAGAACCAGGTGCTGGAGGCCAAGGTTTTCCACACGGGATATGGCACCGGCGTGGCCATCCTGACCGGCGCCCTCCGCGTCTCCCTGGCCACCAACATCGAGGACCTGAAGCTGCGCAGGATGCCCGAGGTTCCCG GTCTGCAGAAGCCACCGTCCTGCTGGGCCGTGCTGTCCCAGGACAGGGTCACCATCGTCCTGCTGGCGGTCGGGCAGGACCTCTACCTCCTGGACAACACCTCCTGCTCCGTGGTG ACCCCCCCTGGGATGAGCCCCTCAGCTGGTGCCTACCTGCAGATGGCCGTGTCCTTCACCCACCGCTGCCTGGCCCTCTTCACTGACTCTGGATACATCTGGATGGGTCTGGCCACACTGAAG GAGAAGCTCTGTGAGTTCACCACCAGCATCCGGTCTCCCCCCAAGCAGATGGTTTG GTGCACGCGTCCCCGCAGCCGGCAGCGCGCCGTGGTGGTGGCCTGGGACAGGCAGCTGATGGTGGTGGGGAACTCCTCCGAGTGCATCCA GTTTGTCCTGGAGGAGGATTCCTACCTGGTGCCAGAGCTGGACGGGGTCCGGATCTTGTCCCGCACCTCCCACGAGTTCCTGCACGAGATCCCCGAGGCCAGCCAGGAGATCTTCAGGATTGCCTCCATGGCCCCGGGGGCCCTTCTGCTGGAGGCACAGAAGGAGTACGAG AAGGAGAGCCAGAAGGCAGACGAGTACCTGCGGGAGatcaaggagcagcagctgctgccagaggccGTGGGTCAGTGCATCGAGGCGGCCGGCTACGAGCACGAGCCCGACACCCAGAAATCCCTGCTGAGG GCAGCTTCCTTCGGGAAGTGCTTCATCGACAAGTTCCCCCCCGAGGGCTTCGTGCGGATGTGCCAGGACCTGCGGGTGCTCAACGCCATCCGGGACTACCAGATCGGCATCCCCCTCACCTTCACCCA GTACAAGCGACTCACCATCGAGGTCCTGCTGGACAG GCTGGTCCTGCGGCGCCTCTACCCCTTGGCCATCCGGATCTGCCAGTACCTGCGGCTGCCGGAGATCCAGGGCGTCAGCCGCATCCTGGCACACTGGGCCTGCTACAAG GTGCAGCAGAAGGACAAGTCGGATGAGGAGGTGGCTCATGCCATCAACCAGAAGCTGGGGGACACGCCGGGAATCTCCTACTCGGAGATCGCTGCCCGGGCCTATGACTGCGGCAGGACAGAGCTGGCCATCAAG ctgctggagtaCGAGCCACGCTCCGGGGAGCAGGTGCCGCTGCTGCTGAAGATGAAGAGGAGCAAACTGGCCCTGAGCAAGGCCATTGAGAGCGGGGACACCGAcctgg tcTACACGGTGGTGCTGCACCTGAAGAACGAGCTGAACCGCGGCACCTTCTTCATGACGCTGCAGAACCAGCCGGTGGCCCTGAGCCTGTACCGCCAG TTCTGCAAGCACCAGGAGCGGGAGACCCTGAAGGACCTGTACAACCAGGACGACAACCACCAGGAGCTCGGCAACTTCCATGTCCACTCCAGCTACTCGGAGAAG CGCATCGAGGGGCGGGTGGGAGCCCTGCAGAACGCCCTGGACGAGTTCTACAAAGCCAAGAACGAGTTTGCTGCCAAG GCCACAGAGGACCAGATCAAGCTCCTGCGGCTCCAGAGGCACCTCCAGGAGGACTTTGACAAGCCCTACCTCGACCTGTCTTTGCACGACACCGTCTCCACCCTCATCCTGGACGGCCACCACAAGCGGGCCGAGCAGCTCTACCGGGAGTTCAAGATCCCGGACAAGAG GTACTGGTGGCTGAAGATCAGCGCCCTGGCCAACCGCGGGGActgggaggagatggagaagtTCTCCAAGAGCAAGAAGTCGCCCATCGGCTACTTG cccttcGTGGAGATCGCGGTGAAGCACCACAACCGCTACGAGGCCAAGAAATACGCCCCCCGAGTCACCCCCGAGCAGCGCGTCAAGGCCTTCGTGCTGGTGGG GGACCTGGAGCAGGCGGCCGAGGCGGCGGTGGAGCACAAGAGCGAGGCCGAGATCAGCTTCGTGCTCTCCAAGTGCACGGGCAGCACCGACGGCGCCGTGGCCGAGAGGCTGAACCGGGCCCGGGCCCAGCTCCTCAAGAAGtga
- the VPS16 gene encoding vacuolar protein sorting-associated protein 16 homolog isoform X1, whose translation MDCYTANWNPLGEETFYRRFELYAMEWGLKEELRDCLVAAAPYGGPIALLKNCSRKEKPPSARPLLEIYSASGLLLASIPWKSGQVVQLGWTASEDLLCIQEDGTVLIYSLFCEFKRHFSMGNEVLQNQVLEAKVFHTGYGTGVAILTGALRVSLATNIEDLKLRRMPEVPAGLQKPPSCWAVLSQDRVTIVLLAVGQDLYLLDNTSCSVVTPPGMSPSAGAYLQMAVSFTHRCLALFTDSGYIWMGLATLKEKLCEFTTSIRSPPKQMVWCTRPRSRQRAVVVAWDRQLMVVGNSSECIQFVLEEDSYLVPELDGVRILSRTSHEFLHEIPEASQEIFRIASMAPGALLLEAQKEYEKESQKADEYLREIKEQQLLPEAVGQCIEAAGYEHEPDTQKSLLRAASFGKCFIDKFPPEGFVRMCQDLRVLNAIRDYQIGIPLTFTQYKRLTIEVLLDRLVLRRLYPLAIRICQYLRLPEIQGVSRILAHWACYKVQQKDKSDEEVAHAINQKLGDTPGISYSEIAARAYDCGRTELAIKLLEYEPRSGEQVPLLLKMKRSKLALSKAIESGDTDLVYTVVLHLKNELNRGTFFMTLQNQPVALSLYRQFCKHQERETLKDLYNQDDNHQELGNFHVHSSYSEKRIEGRVGALQNALDEFYKAKNEFAAKATEDQIKLLRLQRHLQEDFDKPYLDLSLHDTVSTLILDGHHKRAEQLYREFKIPDKRYWWLKISALANRGDWEEMEKFSKSKKSPIGYLPFVEIAVKHHNRYEAKKYAPRVTPEQRVKAFVLVGDLEQAAEAAVEHKSEAEISFVLSKCTGSTDGAVAERLNRARAQLLKK comes from the exons GGCCAAGtggtgcagctgggctggacGGCCAGCGAGGACCTGCTCTGCATCCAGGAGGACGGCACCGTCCTCATCTACAGCCTCTTCTGCGAGTTCAAGCGTCATTTCAGCATGGGCAAC GAGGTGCTGCAGAACCAGGTGCTGGAGGCCAAGGTTTTCCACACGGGATATGGCACCGGCGTGGCCATCCTGACCGGCGCCCTCCGCGTCTCCCTGGCCACCAACATCGAGGACCTGAAGCTGCGCAGGATGCCCGAGGTTCCCG CAGGTCTGCAGAAGCCACCGTCCTGCTGGGCCGTGCTGTCCCAGGACAGGGTCACCATCGTCCTGCTGGCGGTCGGGCAGGACCTCTACCTCCTGGACAACACCTCCTGCTCCGTGGTG ACCCCCCCTGGGATGAGCCCCTCAGCTGGTGCCTACCTGCAGATGGCCGTGTCCTTCACCCACCGCTGCCTGGCCCTCTTCACTGACTCTGGATACATCTGGATGGGTCTGGCCACACTGAAG GAGAAGCTCTGTGAGTTCACCACCAGCATCCGGTCTCCCCCCAAGCAGATGGTTTG GTGCACGCGTCCCCGCAGCCGGCAGCGCGCCGTGGTGGTGGCCTGGGACAGGCAGCTGATGGTGGTGGGGAACTCCTCCGAGTGCATCCA GTTTGTCCTGGAGGAGGATTCCTACCTGGTGCCAGAGCTGGACGGGGTCCGGATCTTGTCCCGCACCTCCCACGAGTTCCTGCACGAGATCCCCGAGGCCAGCCAGGAGATCTTCAGGATTGCCTCCATGGCCCCGGGGGCCCTTCTGCTGGAGGCACAGAAGGAGTACGAG AAGGAGAGCCAGAAGGCAGACGAGTACCTGCGGGAGatcaaggagcagcagctgctgccagaggccGTGGGTCAGTGCATCGAGGCGGCCGGCTACGAGCACGAGCCCGACACCCAGAAATCCCTGCTGAGG GCAGCTTCCTTCGGGAAGTGCTTCATCGACAAGTTCCCCCCCGAGGGCTTCGTGCGGATGTGCCAGGACCTGCGGGTGCTCAACGCCATCCGGGACTACCAGATCGGCATCCCCCTCACCTTCACCCA GTACAAGCGACTCACCATCGAGGTCCTGCTGGACAG GCTGGTCCTGCGGCGCCTCTACCCCTTGGCCATCCGGATCTGCCAGTACCTGCGGCTGCCGGAGATCCAGGGCGTCAGCCGCATCCTGGCACACTGGGCCTGCTACAAG GTGCAGCAGAAGGACAAGTCGGATGAGGAGGTGGCTCATGCCATCAACCAGAAGCTGGGGGACACGCCGGGAATCTCCTACTCGGAGATCGCTGCCCGGGCCTATGACTGCGGCAGGACAGAGCTGGCCATCAAG ctgctggagtaCGAGCCACGCTCCGGGGAGCAGGTGCCGCTGCTGCTGAAGATGAAGAGGAGCAAACTGGCCCTGAGCAAGGCCATTGAGAGCGGGGACACCGAcctgg tcTACACGGTGGTGCTGCACCTGAAGAACGAGCTGAACCGCGGCACCTTCTTCATGACGCTGCAGAACCAGCCGGTGGCCCTGAGCCTGTACCGCCAG TTCTGCAAGCACCAGGAGCGGGAGACCCTGAAGGACCTGTACAACCAGGACGACAACCACCAGGAGCTCGGCAACTTCCATGTCCACTCCAGCTACTCGGAGAAG CGCATCGAGGGGCGGGTGGGAGCCCTGCAGAACGCCCTGGACGAGTTCTACAAAGCCAAGAACGAGTTTGCTGCCAAG GCCACAGAGGACCAGATCAAGCTCCTGCGGCTCCAGAGGCACCTCCAGGAGGACTTTGACAAGCCCTACCTCGACCTGTCTTTGCACGACACCGTCTCCACCCTCATCCTGGACGGCCACCACAAGCGGGCCGAGCAGCTCTACCGGGAGTTCAAGATCCCGGACAAGAG GTACTGGTGGCTGAAGATCAGCGCCCTGGCCAACCGCGGGGActgggaggagatggagaagtTCTCCAAGAGCAAGAAGTCGCCCATCGGCTACTTG cccttcGTGGAGATCGCGGTGAAGCACCACAACCGCTACGAGGCCAAGAAATACGCCCCCCGAGTCACCCCCGAGCAGCGCGTCAAGGCCTTCGTGCTGGTGGG GGACCTGGAGCAGGCGGCCGAGGCGGCGGTGGAGCACAAGAGCGAGGCCGAGATCAGCTTCGTGCTCTCCAAGTGCACGGGCAGCACCGACGGCGCCGTGGCCGAGAGGCTGAACCGGGCCCGGGCCCAGCTCCTCAAGAAGtga
- the IDH3B gene encoding isocitrate dehydrogenase [NAD] subunit beta, mitochondrial isoform X2: protein MAAGAAGRAAAAGLLRAQSLGPWRGLWGSAALRQIPRAKVENNRPEGTFQVTMLPGDGVGPELMQAVKEVFKAASVPVVFDEHHLSEVQNMASEEKLDQVVDSMKESKVALIGKIHTPMEYKGELASYDMRLRRKLDLFANVVHVKSLPGYKTRHNNLDLVIIREQTEGEYSSLEHESAKGVIECLKIITRAKSQRIAKFAFDFATKKGRSKVTAVHKANIMKLGDGLFLQCCEEVAELYPKIKFDTMIIDNCCMQLVQNPYQFDVLVMPNLYGNIIDNLAAGLVGGAGVVPGESYSAEYAVFEMGARHPFAQAVGRNIANPTAMLLSAANMLRHLNLEFHSNLIADAVKKVIKVGKVRTADMGGYATSQEFTQAVINALDA, encoded by the exons ATGGCGGCGGGCGCAGCGGGGCGAGCGGCGGCCGCg GGTCTCCTGCGTGCCCAGAGCCTGGGGCCATGGCGGGGGCTgtggggctctgctgccctccGGCAGATCCCGCGGGCCAAG gtgGAGAACAACCGCCCTGAGGGCACCTTCCAGGTGACCATGCTGCCTGGGGATGGGGTGGGCCCCGAGCTGATGCAGGCTGTGAAGGAGGTCTTCAAG gctgccagCGTGCCCGTGGTGTTTGATGAGCATCACCTCAGCGAGGTGCAGAACATGGCATCCGAGGAGAAGCTGGACCAGGTGGTTGACTCCATGAAGGAGAGCAAGGTGGCCCTGATCG GCAAGATCCACACCCCCATGGAGTACAAGGGAGAGCTGGCGTCCTATGACATGAGGCTCAG GCGCAAGCTGGACCTGTTTGCCAACGTGGTGCACGTGAAGAGCCTGCCAGGCTACAAGACCAGGCACAACAACCTGGACCTGGTGATCATCCGGGAGCAGACAGAGGGGGAGTACAGCTCCCTGGAGCACGAG agTGCCAAGGGGGTGATCGAGTGCCTGAAGATCATCACCCGCGCCAAGTCCCAGCGCATCGCCAAGTTCGCCTTCGACTTCGCCACCAAGAAGGGGCGCTCCAAGGTGACAGCTGTGCACAAGGCCAACATCAT GAAGCTGGGCGACGGGCtgttcctgcagtgctgtgagGAGGTGGCAGAGCTGTACCCCAAGATCAAGTTTGACACCATGATCATTGACAACTGCTGCATGCAG ctggtgcagaACCCCTACCAGTTTGATGTCCTGGTGATGCCCAACCTGTACGGGAACATCATTGACAACCTGGCTGCCGGGCTGGTGGGCGGCGCCGGCGTCGTGCCGGGCGAGAGCTACAGCGCCGAGTACGCCGTCTTCGAGATG GGCGCCCGGCACCCCTTTGCCCAGGCGGTGGGCAGGAACATCGCCAACCCCACGGCCATGCTGCTGTCGGCGGCCAACATGCTGCGGCACCTCAA CCTGGAATTCCACTCCAACCTGATTGCGGACGCGGTGAAGAAGGTGATCAAGGTCGGCAAA GTGCGCACAGCCGACATGGGGGGCTACGCCACGTCCCAGGAGTTCACCCAAGCTGTGATCAACGCCCTGGATGCCTAG